One stretch of Prunus persica cultivar Lovell chromosome G1, Prunus_persica_NCBIv2, whole genome shotgun sequence DNA includes these proteins:
- the LOC18790316 gene encoding LOW QUALITY PROTEIN: protein ASPARTIC PROTEASE IN GUARD CELL 1 (The sequence of the model RefSeq protein was modified relative to this genomic sequence to represent the inferred CDS: deleted 2 bases in 1 codon) has translation MGFLSYIFLLFAFFCYFQLAHSRSSPLSSKTTVLDVAASIHTTLNALSSESHTQALSQQDQSSSAASSLSLPLHSRISLHKPSHSDYKSLTLARLERDSARVRSLTTRLDLALQGIATSDLKPVDTGNGLELEEAKGFEGPVISGTSQGSGEYFSRVGIGKPPSPAYVVLDTGSDVSWVQCAPCADCYQQAEPIFEPTSSDSFSPLSCENQRCKSLDVFECRNDTCLYEVSYGDGSYTVGDFVTETITIGGVAAKDIAIGCGHTNEGLFIGASGLLGLGGGPLSFPSQLNATSFSYCLVDRDSDSASTLEFNSPLHPNAVTAPLRRNPELDTFYYIGLAGLSVGGELLPIPESAFQIDDSGNGGIIIDSGTAVTRLQTDTYNALRDAFVKGTKDLTSTQGAALFDVCYDLSSKKSVEVPTVSFHFADGKVLPLPAKNYLIPIDSEGTFCFAFAPTPSSMSIIGNVQQQGTRVGFDIANSVVGFFPNQC, from the exons ATGGGTTTCCTCTCCTacattttccttctctttgctttcttttgc TACTTCCAACTAGCTCACTCTCGAAGCTCACCGCTTAGCTCCAAAACGACAGTGCTCGACGTCGCTGCTTCAATTCATACGACCTTAAACGCCCTGTCGTCGGAGTCTCACACGCAGGCATTGAGCCAACAAGACCAGAGCTCCTCAGCTGCTTCTTCACTTTCTCTGCCGCTACATTCTCGAATTTCACTTCACAAGCCTTCCCACAGTGACTACAAGTCGCTCACTTTGGCTCGACTCGAGCGTGACTCAGCCCGAGTCAGATCTCTCACAACCCGGTTAGATCTGGCTCTTCAAGGCATTGCCACGTCGGATCTTAAACCCGTGGATACCGGCAACGGGTTGGAGCTTGAGGAAGCCAAGGGTTTTGAGGGTCCCGTCATTTCCGGGACGAGTCAGGGAAGCGGCGAGTACTTCTCCCGAGTCGGAATCGGCAAACCACCGAGTCCGGCCTACGTGGTGCTCGACACGGGTAGTGACGTCAGCTGGGTGCAGTGCGCACCCTGCGCCGACTGCTATCAACAAGCCGAACCCATCTTCGAGCCGACTTCCTCGGATTCCTTCTCGCCTCTCTCGTGCGAAAACCAACGGTGCAAGTCCCTCGACGTGTTCGAGTGCCGCAACGACACATGTCTCTACGAGGTGTCCTACGGCGACGGCTCCTACACCGTCGGCGACTTCGTCACGGAGACCATCACCATCGGCGGGGTTGCGGCGAAGGACATAGCCATCGGCTGTGGGCATACCAACGAGGGCTTGTTCATCGGCGCGTCTGGGCTCCTCGGACTTGGAGGCGGCCCGTTGTCGTTTCCTTCCCAGCTCAATGCTACGTCATTTTCCTACTGCCTCGTGGACCGTGACTCTGACTCGGCTTCAACTCTTGAGTTTAACTCCCCGCTCCATCCCAATGCCGTGACGGCTCCGTTACGCCGTAACCCTGAGCTCGACACGTTTTACTATATCGGCCTAGCCGGACTGAGCGTAGGCGGCGAGTTGCTACCGATTCCCGAGTCGGCTTTTCAGATAGACGACAGCGGAAACGGCGGAATCATCATCGACTCGGGCACGGCGGTGACTCGGTTGCAGACGGACACTTACAACGCGCTCCGTGATGCGTTCGTGAAAGGCACCAAGGACTTGACGTCCACCCAAGGCGCGGCGCTGTTCGACGTGTGTTACGACTTGTCGTCGAAGAAGAGCGTTGAGGTGCCAACGGTGTCGTTTCACTTCGCGGACGGGAAAGTGTTACCGTTACCGGCTAAAAATTACCTGATACCGATTGACTCGGAGGGGACTTTTTGCTTTGCGTTCGCGCCCACGCCCTCCTCGATGTCAATCATTGGGAATGTCCAACAGCAAGGGACACGTGTCGGTTTCGACATCGCTAATTCGGTGGTTGGGTTCTTCCCCAACCAATGCTAG
- the LOC18793063 gene encoding uncharacterized protein LOC18793063 isoform X1 — protein sequence MEVMSTKSSLEFDDGGAYVDDDVFFADITRQILLLTADNEDFPKTKTTSSFSTNVTKRSFDIPAPDSSSLGYISWLGNKNTDCSVPASLSKLWENSNGTGVFIPQAVNPRSNYKPTGRMNNNTRIYKRVHSKQ from the exons ATGGAGGTGATGAGCACAAAATCCAGTCTTGAATTTGATGATGGTGGTGcttatgttgatgatgatgtattTTTCGCCGATATCACACGGCAGATTTTGCTCTTGACCGCAGACAATGAAGATTTTCCTAAGACCAAAACCACAAGCTCATTTAGTACTAATGTCACCAAACGTAGCTTTGACATCCCAGCTCCTGATTCATCATCACTTGGGTATATCAGTTGGTTGGGAAATAAGAACACTGATTGTTCAGTTCCAGCTTCGCTTTCAAAACTGTGGGAAAACAGCAATGGGACTGGAGTTTTTATCCCTCAGGCTGTAAATCCAAGAAGCAATTACAAGCCAA CAGGAAGGATGAATAACAACACAAGAATTTACAAGCGGGTGCACAGCAAACAGtga
- the LOC18793834 gene encoding transcription factor HBP-1b(c38) isoform X1 translates to MQSFKAASTNPELYSHSSFYFRGDDTNRNQTRFTDLGELEQSATVFPHDDAVDLIPSSMFSLKANNVAVVPNNLHYGALNTSTGCLDIGSTITGTGGGCVETGHHQYMYHQQKGTTSSGNGHFENWGDSAMADNSQQTDDTSTDVDTDDKNQLHGIPHGALTVVDSMEQPRERSGDQKTLRRLAQNREAARKSRLRKKAYVQQLENSRLRLSHLEQELQRARQQGMFIATGLSGDNGHSMAGNGALAFDLEYARWLDEHQRLIHDMRSAVNSHTGDNELRILVDSVMTHYDEIFRLKSIAAKTDVFHMLSGMWKTPAERCFMWLGGFRSSELLKILGNQLEPLTDQQLMGICNLQQSSQQAEDALSQGMEALQQSLVDTLCSGTHGPTGSGNVADYMGQMAIAMGKLATLENFLHQADLLRQQTLQQMHRILTTRQAARALLVISDYFSRLRALSSLWLARPRD, encoded by the exons ATGCAGAGCTTCAAAGCAGCTTCAACAAACCCAGAATTGTATTCCCACTCTTCCTTCTATTTCAG AGGAGACGACACTAACCGAAACCAAACGCGTTTTACGGATCTTGGAGAGCTTGAACAGTCCGCTACTGTCTTCCCTCACGATGATGCTGTTGATTTAATCCCaa GCTCAATGTTCAGTTTAAAAGCAAACAATGTTGCTGTTGTACCTAATAACTTGCACTATGGGGCCTTGAACACG AGCACTGGGTGTTTGGACATAGGCTCAACAATAACCGGGACAGGAGGAGGCTGTGTAGAGACAGGGCATCACCAATACATGTACCACCAGCAGAAAGGGACGACGTCGTCGGGAAACGGACACTTTGAGAATTGGGGTGATTCAGCCATGGCTGACAACAGCCAGCAGACTGATGATACCTCAACAGACGTTGACACCGATGATAAAAACCAA cttCATGGAATTCCGCATGGAGCACTAACAGTAGTGGATTCAATGGAACAGCCCAGGGAAAGAAGTGGAGATCAAAAG ACACTGCGTAGGCTGGCCCAGAATCGAGAAGCAGCAAGGAAGAGTCGTCTAAGGAAGAAA GCATATGTCCAGCAGCTGGAAAATAGTCGACTTAGGCTTTCACATCTAGAGCAAGAGCTTCAGCGAGCAAGGCAGCAG GGTATGTTTATTGCAACTGGACTTTCTGGGGATAATGGTCATTCAATGGCAGGAAATG GGGCCTTAGCATTTGACTTGGAGTATGCGCGCTGGCTTGACGAACATCAACGACTGATACATGATATGCGATCAGCTGTGAATTCCCATACGGGTGATAACGAATTGCGGATCCTTGTTGATAGCGTAATGACCCATTATGATGAAATATTCAGGTTAAAGAGCATTGCTGCAAAGACTGATGTATTTCACATGCTTTCTGGCATGTGGAAAACACCTGCAGAAAGGTGCTTTATGTGGTTGGGTGGATTCCGTTCGTCTGAACTTCTGAAG ATACTTGGGAACCAGCTTGAACCTTTGACAGATCAACAGTTGATGGGCATATGTAATCTGCAGCAATCCTCCCAACAGGCTGAAGATGCCTTGTCACAAGGGATGGAAGCTTTGCAACAATCTCTTGTAGACACACTTTGCTCAGGTACTCATGGACCTACTGGTTCTGGCAATGTTGCAGACTACATGGGCCAAATGGCAATTGCTATGGGCAAGCTTGCCACACTTGAGAACTTCCTTCACCAG GCTGACCTTTTGAGACAGCAAACACTACAACAAATGCATCGTATTCTGACCACTCGTCAAGCAGCTCGTGCCCTCCTCGTCATCAGTGACTACTTCTCTCGTCTCCGAGCACTCAGTTCTTTATGGTTGGCACGTCCTAGGGACTAA
- the LOC18793063 gene encoding uncharacterized protein LOC18793063 isoform X2 yields MEVMSTKSSLEFDDGGAYVDDDVFFADITRQILLLTADNEDFPKTKTTSSFSTNVTKRSFDIPAPDSSSLGYISWLGNKNTDCSVPASLSKLWENSNGTGVFIPQAVNPRSNYKPRRMNNNTRIYKRVHSKQ; encoded by the exons ATGGAGGTGATGAGCACAAAATCCAGTCTTGAATTTGATGATGGTGGTGcttatgttgatgatgatgtattTTTCGCCGATATCACACGGCAGATTTTGCTCTTGACCGCAGACAATGAAGATTTTCCTAAGACCAAAACCACAAGCTCATTTAGTACTAATGTCACCAAACGTAGCTTTGACATCCCAGCTCCTGATTCATCATCACTTGGGTATATCAGTTGGTTGGGAAATAAGAACACTGATTGTTCAGTTCCAGCTTCGCTTTCAAAACTGTGGGAAAACAGCAATGGGACTGGAGTTTTTATCCCTCAGGCTGTAAATCCAAGAAGCAATTACAAGCCAA GAAGGATGAATAACAACACAAGAATTTACAAGCGGGTGCACAGCAAACAGtga
- the LOC18793834 gene encoding transcription factor HBP-1b(c38) isoform X2, with protein MFSLKANNVAVVPNNLHYGALNTSTGCLDIGSTITGTGGGCVETGHHQYMYHQQKGTTSSGNGHFENWGDSAMADNSQQTDDTSTDVDTDDKNQLHGIPHGALTVVDSMEQPRERSGDQKTLRRLAQNREAARKSRLRKKAYVQQLENSRLRLSHLEQELQRARQQGMFIATGLSGDNGHSMAGNGALAFDLEYARWLDEHQRLIHDMRSAVNSHTGDNELRILVDSVMTHYDEIFRLKSIAAKTDVFHMLSGMWKTPAERCFMWLGGFRSSELLKILGNQLEPLTDQQLMGICNLQQSSQQAEDALSQGMEALQQSLVDTLCSGTHGPTGSGNVADYMGQMAIAMGKLATLENFLHQADLLRQQTLQQMHRILTTRQAARALLVISDYFSRLRALSSLWLARPRD; from the exons ATGTTCAGTTTAAAAGCAAACAATGTTGCTGTTGTACCTAATAACTTGCACTATGGGGCCTTGAACACG AGCACTGGGTGTTTGGACATAGGCTCAACAATAACCGGGACAGGAGGAGGCTGTGTAGAGACAGGGCATCACCAATACATGTACCACCAGCAGAAAGGGACGACGTCGTCGGGAAACGGACACTTTGAGAATTGGGGTGATTCAGCCATGGCTGACAACAGCCAGCAGACTGATGATACCTCAACAGACGTTGACACCGATGATAAAAACCAA cttCATGGAATTCCGCATGGAGCACTAACAGTAGTGGATTCAATGGAACAGCCCAGGGAAAGAAGTGGAGATCAAAAG ACACTGCGTAGGCTGGCCCAGAATCGAGAAGCAGCAAGGAAGAGTCGTCTAAGGAAGAAA GCATATGTCCAGCAGCTGGAAAATAGTCGACTTAGGCTTTCACATCTAGAGCAAGAGCTTCAGCGAGCAAGGCAGCAG GGTATGTTTATTGCAACTGGACTTTCTGGGGATAATGGTCATTCAATGGCAGGAAATG GGGCCTTAGCATTTGACTTGGAGTATGCGCGCTGGCTTGACGAACATCAACGACTGATACATGATATGCGATCAGCTGTGAATTCCCATACGGGTGATAACGAATTGCGGATCCTTGTTGATAGCGTAATGACCCATTATGATGAAATATTCAGGTTAAAGAGCATTGCTGCAAAGACTGATGTATTTCACATGCTTTCTGGCATGTGGAAAACACCTGCAGAAAGGTGCTTTATGTGGTTGGGTGGATTCCGTTCGTCTGAACTTCTGAAG ATACTTGGGAACCAGCTTGAACCTTTGACAGATCAACAGTTGATGGGCATATGTAATCTGCAGCAATCCTCCCAACAGGCTGAAGATGCCTTGTCACAAGGGATGGAAGCTTTGCAACAATCTCTTGTAGACACACTTTGCTCAGGTACTCATGGACCTACTGGTTCTGGCAATGTTGCAGACTACATGGGCCAAATGGCAATTGCTATGGGCAAGCTTGCCACACTTGAGAACTTCCTTCACCAG GCTGACCTTTTGAGACAGCAAACACTACAACAAATGCATCGTATTCTGACCACTCGTCAAGCAGCTCGTGCCCTCCTCGTCATCAGTGACTACTTCTCTCGTCTCCGAGCACTCAGTTCTTTATGGTTGGCACGTCCTAGGGACTAA
- the LOC18792022 gene encoding CTL-like protein DDB_G0274487, translating to MNISQSSYSSSSSSVNSASVATADPNVISSRRSADSSQTLASEPSRRWRDIFWLGVFLIQLVLMGCALTVLGLNRFKKTDRLNIDRYTQRFLENQRGLTENYWPLYALAGGVGTVLGWTWLLFLSSQANHMMKVAVHILTTYLAVISVLLFWMEQFFWGVAFAIGAVLQFLYVISVIDRLPFTMLVLQAAVKMVWSLREVMRVAYAFMLIMLLWMGIWSFGAAGVVASSIGDGGRWWLLVVLSISLFWTGAVLCNTVHVIVSGMVFLVLIHGGREASSMPPNSLMKSLRYAVTTSFGSICYGSLFTAAIRTLRWKIRGLRSKIGNNECLLCCVDFLFHLVETLVRFFNKYAYVQIAVSGKSFNHSARDAWELFQSTGVEALVAYDCSGAVLLMGTLLGGLITGTCSGIWTWIKYRDRVVMVGSTAMLMGMVLVGLAMVVVESAVTSIYICYAEDPLLIHRWDAEFFHQMSEMLHQRLQHRSSRAREVLTHHRFDNHTQETLPA from the exons ATGAACATCTCGCAGAGCTCCTATTCTTCCTCGTCCTCCTCCGTCAATTCGGCCTCCGTCGCCACCGCCGATCCG AATGTGATCTCAAGTCGGAGGAGTGCAGACAGTAGTCAAACCCTGGCTTCTGAGCCGTCGCGTCGTTGGCGTGatattttttggttgggaGTATTTCTAATTCAATTGGTTTTAATGGGATGTGCTCTTACGGTTCTCGGGCTCAATAGGTTTAAGAAAACAGATAGGCTAAACATAGATAGGTACACCCAGCGTTTTTTGGAAAATCAAAGGGGATTGACGGAGAACTATTGGCCGCTTTATGCTCTTGCCGGTGGAGTTGGGACTGTTCTTGGTTGGACTTGGTTGTTATTCCTCAGTTCTCAAGCGAATCACATGATGAAGGTTGCGGTTCACATCTTGACTACTTATCTTGCTGTGATTAGCGTTCTATTATTTTGGATGGAACAGTTTTTCTGGGGCGTTGCATTTGCGATTGGTGCTGTGTTGCAGTTTTTGTATGTTATTTCAGTAATTGACAG ACTTCCATTTACCATGCTGGTGCTACAAGCAGCTGTCAAGATGGTATGGAGTTTACGTGAAGTTATGAGAGTAGCATATGCATTCATGCTTATTATGCTTCTATGGATGGGAATATGGTCCTTTGGGGCAGCTGGTGTTGTAGCTTCAAGCATTGGAGATGGTGGACGTTGGTGGCTTCTTGTG GTTCTCTCTATAAGCTTATTTTGGACGGGTGCTGTACTCTGTAATACTGTACATGTTATAGTTTCTGGGATGGTGTTTCTTGTACTTATCCATGGTGGTAGAGAGGCATCATCAATGCCTCCGAACTCACTGATGAAGTCTCTTCGGTATGCAGTCACAACTTCTTTTGGCAGCATCTGCTATGGTTCACTTTTCACAGCTGCCATTCGGACACTTCGGTGGAAG ATCAGGGGACTCCGATCCAAGATTGGCAACAATGAGTGTCTACTTTGCTGTGTTGATTTCCTCTTTCATCTAGTGGAGACTCTTGTCCGTTTCTTTAACAAGTATGCCTATGTCCAG ATAGCTGTTTCTGGAAAAAGTTTTAATCATTCAGCGAGGGATGCCTGGGAGTTATTTCAGTCTACAGGAGTGGAGGCACTCGTTGCCTATGATTGTTCAGGTGCTGTTTTGTTGATGGGCACTCTATTGGGTGGACTTATCACTGGTACTTGCTCAGGGATCTGGACATGGATTAAATATAGGGACAGGGTGGTTATGGTGGGGTCCACTGCAATGCTGATGGGAATGGTCTTG GTGGGACTGGCAATGGTGGTTGTGGAAAGTGCTGTTACATCTATTTATATCTGCTATGCAGAAGACCCCTTGTTAATTCATAGGTGGGATGCTGAGTTCTTCCACCAGATGTCAGAGATGCTACACCAGCGTCTTCAACATAGGAGCTCGCGGGCGAGGGAAGTGTTAACTCACCACCGCTTTGATAACCACACACAAGAAACACTCCCTGCTTGA